In Dryocola sp. LX212, the genomic stretch GAATTGGCTGAAGGGGCGCACGTTGGCAACTTCGTCGAAATGAAAAAAACGCGTCTGGGTAAAGGCTCCAAAGCAGGGCACCTGAGCTATTTAGGTGATGCAGATATTGGCGACAACGTGAATATCGGTGCGGGCACTATCACCTGTAACTATGACGGCGCGAACAAGCACAAAACCATTATTGGTGACGACGTGTTTGTCGGTTCCGACACACAGCTGGTGGCCCCGGTGACCGTGGGGAACGGCGTAACTATCGGTGCTGGAACCACGGTTACCCGCAACGTTGCCGAAAACGAGCTGGTCATCAGCCGCGTTAAGCAGACCCATATTCAGGGCTGGCAGCGTCCAGTGAAGAAGAAGTAGTTTCCAGTCTGTGGTGGATGGCGCTTCGCTTATCCACCCTGCATGCAGGACCGAGTAAAACTGGGGTGAAGGTTGTTCTCGAAAACAGCCCGCCCCGCAGCAGTACCAAAACTATAACCCCACTCTCTACAAGGCTCGGGGCCCCGTAAATCGGGAAATACAGGTCAGCGACAACACATGGCGAAATCGCCATTATCAGGAAATAACGACTATGTGTGGAATTGTTGGCGCGGTCGCGCAACGTGATATCGCTGAAATCCTTCTCGAAGGACTACGCCGTCTGGAATACCGCGGTTATGACTCCGCGGGTCTGGCAGTTGTCGACGAGCAGGGTCATATGACCCGTCTGCGTCGTCTGGGAAAAGTACAAAAGCTGGCGGAAGCCGCAGAAGAAACCGCGCTACATGGCGGGACCGGGATCGCACACACCCGCTGGGCGACTCATGGCGAACCTTCCGAAGTAAACGCTCACCCGCATGTGTCCGAACATATTGCGGTGGTTCACAACGGCATCATCGAAAACTACGAGCCGCTGCGCGTCTCTTTGCAGAAGCGCGGGTATACCTTCGTTTCCCAGACCGATACCGAAGTGATTGCTCACTTAGTACACTGGGAGCTGGAGCAGGGCGGCACGCTGCGTGAAGCCGTATTACGCGCTATCCCTCAGCTGCGCGGCGCCTACGGCACGGTTATCATGGACACCCGCAACCCGGGCGTACTGCTGGCTGCCCGTTCCGGTAGCCCGATGGTTATCGGTCTCGGCATGGGCGAGAACTTTATCGCCTCCGATCAGCTGGCGCTGCTGCCGGTGACCCGCCGCTTCATCTTCCTGGAAGAAGGCGATATTGCGGAAGTGACCCGTCGTTCCGTCAACATTTTCAATACCAAAGGCGAGGCGGTTAATCGCCCGGACATCGAATCTAATTTGCAGTATGACGCGGGTGACAAAGGCATCTACCGTCACTACATGCAAAAAGAGATCTACGAGCAGCCGAACGCCATCAAAAATACCCTGGCCGGCCGTATCAGCCACGGCGAAGTGGATTTGACCGAGCTTGGTCCGCAAGCGAACGAGATGCTGTCGCAGGTGGAACACATCCAGATCGTGGCCTGCGGCACCTCTTATAACTCCGGCATGGTTTCCCGCTACTGGTTTGAAGCCCTGGCCGGTGTGCCTTGCGACGTAGAGATCGCTTCCGAATTCCGCTATCGCAAATCCGCGGTGCGCCGCAACAGCCTGATGATCACCCTTTCTCAGTCAGGTGAAACGGCGGATACCCTGGCGGCGCTTCGCCTGTCCAAAGAGCTGGGCTATCTGGGATCGCTGGCGGTCTGTAACGTCCCTGGCTCATCGCTGGTGCGGGAATCCGATCTGTCTTTGATGACCAATGCGGGCACCGAGATTGGCGTTGCTTCTACCAAGGCGTTCACCACTCAGTTAACCGTTCTGCTGATGCTGGTGGCTAAGCTGAGCCGCCTGAAGGGCGCTGACGCGCAGGTTGAGCACGATATCGTGCACGGCTTACAGGCGCTGCCAAGCCGCATCGAGCAGATGCTCTCCCAGGACAAACGCATTGAGGCGCTGGCGGAAGATTTTTCCGACAAGCATCATGCGCTGTTCCTCGGCCGTGGCGATCAGTACCCGATCGCCATGGAAGGTGCGCTGAAGCTCAAAGAGATCTCTTATATTCACGCTGAAGCGTACGCGGCGGGC encodes the following:
- the glmS gene encoding glutamine--fructose-6-phosphate transaminase (isomerizing), whose product is MCGIVGAVAQRDIAEILLEGLRRLEYRGYDSAGLAVVDEQGHMTRLRRLGKVQKLAEAAEETALHGGTGIAHTRWATHGEPSEVNAHPHVSEHIAVVHNGIIENYEPLRVSLQKRGYTFVSQTDTEVIAHLVHWELEQGGTLREAVLRAIPQLRGAYGTVIMDTRNPGVLLAARSGSPMVIGLGMGENFIASDQLALLPVTRRFIFLEEGDIAEVTRRSVNIFNTKGEAVNRPDIESNLQYDAGDKGIYRHYMQKEIYEQPNAIKNTLAGRISHGEVDLTELGPQANEMLSQVEHIQIVACGTSYNSGMVSRYWFEALAGVPCDVEIASEFRYRKSAVRRNSLMITLSQSGETADTLAALRLSKELGYLGSLAVCNVPGSSLVRESDLSLMTNAGTEIGVASTKAFTTQLTVLLMLVAKLSRLKGADAQVEHDIVHGLQALPSRIEQMLSQDKRIEALAEDFSDKHHALFLGRGDQYPIAMEGALKLKEISYIHAEAYAAGELKHGPLALIDADMPVIVVAPNNELLEKLKSNIEEVRARGGQLYVFADRDAGFTSSDNMHIIEMPHVEEVIAPIFYTVPLQLLSYHVALIKGTDVDQPRNLAKSVTVE